In one window of Gossypium arboreum isolate Shixiya-1 chromosome 4, ASM2569848v2, whole genome shotgun sequence DNA:
- the LOC108458570 gene encoding uncharacterized mitochondrial protein AtMg00820-like has product MEPQFFKESVKNAGWRSSMQMEVRALKANGTWMIKSFPPRNKTLGSKWVYKIKYNSDGTIERLKAHLVVLNNHQIEGIDYNETFVLVENMVTIRTLLAIVASKIRCFIKWMFIMPFCAVVLMRRATEEDDA; this is encoded by the exons ATGGAGCCACAATTTTTTAAGGAGTCTGTGAAAAATGCAGGGTGGCGTAGTTCTATGCAAATGGAGGTTCGAGCTTTAAAGGCTAATGGCACATGGATGATAAAGTCTTTTCCTCCTAGAAATAAAACTCTAGGTAGCAAATGGGTGTATAAGATCAAATACAACTCCGACGGTACCATTGAAAGATTGAAGGCCCATTTAGTTGTCCTCAACAATCATCAGATTGAAGGAATTGATTATAATGAGACTTTTGTTCTAGTGGAAAATATGGTGACTATTCGAACCTTATTGGCCATCGTTGCATCAAAGATAAGGTGCTTCATCAAATGGATGTTCATTATGCCTTTCTGTGCGGTGGTCTTGATGAGGAG gGCAACTGAAGAAGACGATGCTTAG
- the LOC108460320 gene encoding uncharacterized protein LOC108460320 isoform X2, translated as MSQKNVEKNQLPVKSTNRSWYAPSRGSNNLVIRFSDDDSGSDSEECSRQKPVENKSNSIRDGTQRPLTSSAPKLNKLGQTSTNTARAIPKKPLSRKFISSMTKINGGANPRVAVSSVDQGSQIRSFNPRNKSLACHDLFSEQGVVSNNSKLQDLRQQIALRESELKLKAAQQHKEIVLTSTMNLDNSGGRKWIATSAYGSVDPKEPDKKRLKLGDSNFAQSNSGAQPEVHHVKSNLVSKDQKLETKSLQSKDKVDHSKKVDPVSKTKSGIKWKKKDDKLVDVSLEDASKVVKDGVDMHKNLHQSKRTSREVDPSVLANQTVALTNTSASVMQNNLRYVELNHPTKVGLSNPRSSSPSKAVRELNLSKGNDYREVTSGDKTLDPHLSKRSQTSQDTASLWNSLGNVNIPGHSNVDVDIHSLVEIEEKLDKELEEAQKHRCLCEIEERNALKAYRKAQRALIEANARCTDLYRQRELCSAHFRSLLVDDPCLLWSSRQHEHTRMGLDASDNVPENMDLVPISTHRLLPAYDSLNQPGYDANIQCINIARQNLSPRHDNGRNLGSEPCSEQDASTSEPFPHNSNNAANGVRSPCSPIISADEDEGTSLMDHDSVQPSPEYQQKKKNSEVIRKSANNESNNQDSLLLEATLRSELFARLGMRTSKNIDSCFNEPSMERGAENDVESEKTQISNGSVTLSEAEKKHQFDVSGPEKPNDVMPEALVLQEKNNIPKFYASANPKDNGISVGCQFSATSIIFAPSSILRSAMGHLKAMAPVTRQRANHVYSEEVAYVNIDEMEQSGQIANSLEAICDLSRKGMGSYTCNIAIDPSWPLCMYELRGKCNNDECPFQHVKELSKRNTYMNGNDDSDSADSQLVLASCQQRSNGPTKPVKYNDVFFSPTYIVSIDILKADPLESVVPWANAHSWWKYFSICLALSSFFQKDLPTDEPFFHGDDGRIEVRGSWNRQSSYFQSRNGIAKKLSQSQASDAKAQSLEMALLVLNQEVNKVEGMKKALSLLSRSLEADPASETLWMVYLLICYSRRLFVGKDDMFSFAVRNNEGSYELWLMYINSRKQVDDRLGAYDAALSALCRGSSSPGKDVLHMSACILDLFLQMMDCLCMSGNVEKAIQKIYRLFPATTNSEGPCSMFTDILACLTITDKCVLWVSCIYLVIYRKLPDAVVQRLEREKELLPVKWPSVDLGNNEKKRAMQLLEMVVSCVDSYINTESFKSESDLRSAQLFALNHMKCLVALNSTDCCQSMFEKYRKVYPSCLELVLISARVPKYDSENLSFLGFQEALNNWPKGSPGIHCIWNQYAEYAQQNGKADLAKELITCWYNSVWKVEYPETENLEPIDGGNSFVSWGANSMSNSSVVVPNANETDTMFRYLNLFLYNFLQNNNVDARSAIDQALRAATPMGFNHCVKEHALFLLNDESRKGDVPISWQINTLNMYLDTARSFQVSEPLSRHFITEIEKPRVQQLVRNILSPVSSDSSLVNLVLEVWHGPSLLPQNLTQPKDLVNFVEAILALVPSNYELMFSVCKVLSQGDCFRDVSPSLMFWASSTLVDAFFHAVPIAPEFVWVKAANIMDNVPGIETILTRFYRKALAVYPFSLTLWQLYHALTDKTDDRNVMEEARERGIVLD; from the exons ATGAGTCAGAAAAATGTTGAGAAGAATCAGTTGCCAGTTAAATCCACTAATCGTAGTTGGTATGCTCCTTCCCGAGGTAGCAATAATCTTGTAATACGCTTCTCAGATGATGATAGTGGAAGTGACTCAGAAGAATGCAGCCGACAAAAACCTGTTGAAAATAAATCCAACTCGATTAGGGATGGCACTCAGAGACCCTTAACTTCATCTGCACCAAAGTTGAACAAGTTAGGACAGACTTCAACAAATACTGCCAGAGCAATTCCCAAGAAACCTTTAAGCCGTAAATTTATCTCATCAATGACCAAGATCAATGGTGGGGCCAATCCCAGGGTTGCTGTTTCTTCGGTTGATCAGGGATCACAAATTAGATCTTTTAATCCCCGCAACAAAAGTTTGGCATGCCACGATCTTTTTTCTGAGCAAGGTGTAGTTTCCAACAATAGTAAACTACAGGACTTGAGGCAGCAGATTGCACTTCGGGAAAGCGAATTGAAGCTTAAAGCTGCCCAGCAACATAAGGAAATAGTTCTGACCTCAACTATGAACCTAGACAATAGTGGAGGAAGGAAGTGGATTGCAACTTCAGCATATGGTTCAGTTGATCCAAAAGAACCAGACAAGAAACGCTTGAAACTTGGAGATTCTAATTTTGCCCAATCAAATTCAGGTGCTCAACCAGAGGTGCATCACGTAAAATCTAATTTAGTGTCAAAAGACCAAAAATTGGAGACAAAGAGTCTGCAGAGCAAGGATAAGGTTGATCATAGCAAGAAAGTAGATCCAGTAAGCAAAACCAAGTCAGGCATTAAATGGAAAAAGAAAGATGACAAGCTGGTTGACGTTTCATTGGAAGATGCATCAAAAGTGGTGAAGGATG GTGTTGACATGCATAAAAATTTGCATCAATCCAAAAGGACCAGTAGGGAGGTTGATCCAAGTGTTTTAGCAAATCAGACTGTAGCTTTAACAAACACAAGTGCCAGTGTTATGCAAAATAACTTG AGATACGTGGAATTAAATCATCCTACTAAGGTTGGTTTAAGTAATCCACGAAGTTCTTCACCAAGCAAAGCAGTGAGAGAGCTGAATTTATCAAAAGGGAATGATTACCGTGAAGTCACATCTGGTGATAAAACACTTGATCCCCATTTAAGCAAAAGATCTCAG ACTTCTCAGGATACTGCAAGTCTGTGGAACAGTTTGGGTAATGTAAATATCCCTGGTCATTCTAATGTGGATGTAGATATACATTCTTTAGTTGAGATTGAGGAAAAACTGGACAAGGAGCTAGAGGAAGCGCAAAAGCACAGATGCTtgtgtgaaattgaagaaagaaatgCTCTTAAAGCTTACCGGAAAGCTCAGAGAGCTTTAATTGAAGCTAATGCTAGATGTACAGATCTTTATCGTCAAAGGGAACTTTGTTCGGCACACTTCAGATCTTTACTTGTGGATGATCCCTGTTTATTATGGTCTTCCAGGCAACATGAACACACTAGAATGGGATTGGATGCCTCAGACAATGTGCCTGAAAATATGGACCTTGTACCAATATCAACTCATAGATTACTGCCTGCCTATGACAGTCTTAATCAACCAGGGTATGATGCAAATATCCAATGTATCAATATAGCTCGTCAAAATTTGTCTCCACGGCATGATAATGGGCGAAATTTGGGTTCTGAACCATGCAGTGAGCAGGATGCTAGTACATCAGAGCCATTTCCTCATAATAGCAACAATGCTGCAAATGGAGTAAGATCTCCGTGCAGTCCAATTATTTCTGCAGATGAAGATGAAGGGACCTCTCTAATGGACCATGATTCTGTTCAACCCAGTCCTGAAtatcagcaaaaaaaaaaaaactctgaaGTAATTCGTAAGAGTGCAAATAATGAGTCTAATAATCAGGATTCTTTGCTTCTTGAAGCAACATTGAGGTCTGAACTATTTGCGCGGCTGGGAATGAGAACATCAAAGAACATTGATTCATGTTTCAATGAGCCTTCTATGGAACGAGGGGCAGAAAATGATGTTGAAAGTGAAAAGACCCAGATTAGCAATGGTAGTGTTACACTCTCAGAGGCAGAGAAAAAGCATCAATTTGATGTTTCAG GCCCTGAAAAGCCAAATGACGTTATGCCAGAAGCTTTGGTGCTCCAGGAAAAAAATAATATTCCAAAGTTTTACGCTTCAGCAAATCCAAAGGACAATGGAATTTCTGTTGGATGTCAATTTTCAGCGACATCTATCATATTTGCACCTTCTTCCATTTTGAGGAGTGCAATGGGCCATTTGAAGGCCATGGCCCCTGTTACTAGACAAAGAGCAAATCATGTCTACAGTGAAGAGGTTGCTTATGTCAACATTGATGAAATGGAGCAGTCTGGTCAGATAGCAAATTCTTTAGAGGCAATTTGTGATTTATCTAGGAAAGGAATGGGCTCCTATACGTGCAATATTGCAATTGACCCATCTTGGCCACTCTGCATGTATGAGCTCCGAGGAAAGTGCAACAATGATGAGTGCCCCTTTcaacatgttaaggagttgtctAAGAGAAATAcatacatgaatggaaatgaTGATTCTGACAGTGCTG ATTCTCAGCTTGTTCTGGCATCATGTCAACAGCGAAGTAATGGTCCAACAAAACCTGTCAAAtataatgatgttttcttttcacCAACTTATATAGTCAGCATAGACATTTTGAAAGCTGATCCACTCGAATCTGTTGTGCCTTGGGCAAATGCACACTCCTGGTGGAAGTATTTCAGTATTTGCTTAGCTTTATCAAGCTTTTTCCAGAAAGATTTACCTACGGATGAGCCTTTCTTTCATGGGGATGATGGTCGTATTGAAGTGCGTGGCAGCTGGAATAGGCAATCCTCATATTTCCAGAGTAGAAATGGAATAGCG AAAAAACTCAGCCAAAGCCAAGCTTCAGATGCTAAGGCCCAGTCCTTGGAGATGGCTTTGCTTGTCCTCAACCAGGAGGTTAACAAAGTGGAGGGTATGAAAAAG GCTCTTTCTTTACTTTCACGGTCCCTTGAGGCTGATCCGGCTTCAGAGACTCTCTGGATGGTTTATCTGCTTATTTGCTATAGTCGTAGGCTGTTTGTTGGGAAGGATGACATGTTCTCTTTTGCG GTCAGAAACAATGAAGGATCGTATGAACTTTGGCTTATGTACATCAACAGTCGAAAACAAGTGGATGATCGGTTGGGTGCATATGATGCGGCTCTTTCAGCACTTTGTCGTGGTTCATCTTCCCCTGGAAAGGATGTACTGCATATGAGTGCATGCATCCTAGACCTGTTTTTGCAGATGATGGATTGTTTATGCATGTCTGGGAATGTTGAGAAAGCCATCCAGAAAATATATAGACTTTTCCCTGCTACGACAAATTCTGAAGGGCCTTGTTCGATGTTTACTGATATCCTCGCATGCTTAACCATTACTGACAAATGTGTATTATGGGTTTCTTGTATTTACTTGGTTATTTACAGGAAGCTGCCAGATGCTGTGGTCCAGCGGCTAGAGCGTGAGAAAGAACTTCTTCCGGTCAAATGGCCCTCTGTTGATCTGGGCAACAATGAAAAGAAAAGGGCTATGCAGTTGTTAGAAATGGTAGTAAGTTGTGTTGACTCGTACATCAATACCGAATCATTTAAGAGTGAAAGTGATCTCAGATCGGCACAACTTTTTGCTCTCAATCACATGAAGTGTTTGGTTGCACTCAATAGCACTGACTGCTGTCAAAGCATGTTTGAAAAATACAGAAAAGTTTATCCATCTTGCTTAGAACTTGTTCTGATATCAGCACGAGTGCCAAAATATGATTCTGAGAATTTGAGTTTTCTTGGGTTTCAAGAAGCCCTTAACAACTGGCCAAAAGGATCCCCTGGAATTCACTGTATCTGGAATCAATATGCTGAATATGCCCAGCAGAATGGAAAAGCCGATCTTGCGAAAGAACTCATCACATGTTGGTATAATTCCGTTTGGAAAGTTGAGTACCCTGAAACTGAAAATTTGGAACCCATAGATGGTGGGAACTCTTTTGTCTCTTGGGGAGCGAATTCAATGTCAAATTCCAGCGTTGTGGTACCTAATGCAAACGAGACAGATACAATGTTCAGATATCTTAATCTCTTTCTTTATAACTTTTTGCAAAATAATAATGTTGACGCTCGCTCAGCTATTGACCAGGCATTGAGGGCTGCCACTCCCATGGGTTTCAATCATTGTGTAAAGGAGCATGCCCTATTTTTGCTCAATGATGAGTCTCGAAAGGGTGATGTTCCTATTAGTTGGCAGATCAATACTTTGAATATGTATTTGGATACTGCTCGCTCTTTCCAAGTCTCTGAGCCACTATCTAGACATTTTATTACCGAGATTGAAAAGCCAAGAGTCCAGCAACTTGTTCGAAACATTCTCAGTCCAGTCTCGTCTGATTCTTCTCTTGTGAATTTGGTCCTTGAAGTGTGGCATGGCCCATCTCTTTTGCCCCAAAATCTAACTCAGCCGAAGGATCTAGTCAATTTTGTGGAAGCCATCTTGGCATTAGTGCCATCCAACTATGAGTTAATGTTTTCCGTGTGTAAGGTGTTAAGCCAAGGTGACTGCTTTAGGGATGTTTCTCCCAGTCTTATGTTTTGGGCTAGCTCAACCTTGGTCGATGCATTCTTTCACGCTGTCCCCATTGCACCCGAGTTTGTATGGGTGAAGGCTGCCAATATAATGGACAATGTTCCGGGCATTGAGACCATTCTTACAAGGTTTTACAGGAAGGCTTTAGCAGTATATCCATTCTCCCTAACGTTGTGGCAGTTGTATCACGCTCTAACTGATAAGACTGATGATCGGAACGTCATGGAAGAAGCGAGAGAAAGAGGTATTGTACTTGACTGA
- the LOC108460320 gene encoding uncharacterized protein LOC108460320 isoform X1, with protein MDDELKTKAMASNSTNVNPSKDIEASKTKEEGKLSDSFDDENLDCSTAQSSGTIAPPLGPNSVPSAVKPIPPNLAGNAIAGNNIAGAVDVLSQQAIPPMSQKNVEKNQLPVKSTNRSWYAPSRGSNNLVIRFSDDDSGSDSEECSRQKPVENKSNSIRDGTQRPLTSSAPKLNKLGQTSTNTARAIPKKPLSRKFISSMTKINGGANPRVAVSSVDQGSQIRSFNPRNKSLACHDLFSEQGVVSNNSKLQDLRQQIALRESELKLKAAQQHKEIVLTSTMNLDNSGGRKWIATSAYGSVDPKEPDKKRLKLGDSNFAQSNSGAQPEVHHVKSNLVSKDQKLETKSLQSKDKVDHSKKVDPVSKTKSGIKWKKKDDKLVDVSLEDASKVVKDGVDMHKNLHQSKRTSREVDPSVLANQTVALTNTSASVMQNNLRYVELNHPTKVGLSNPRSSSPSKAVRELNLSKGNDYREVTSGDKTLDPHLSKRSQTSQDTASLWNSLGNVNIPGHSNVDVDIHSLVEIEEKLDKELEEAQKHRCLCEIEERNALKAYRKAQRALIEANARCTDLYRQRELCSAHFRSLLVDDPCLLWSSRQHEHTRMGLDASDNVPENMDLVPISTHRLLPAYDSLNQPGYDANIQCINIARQNLSPRHDNGRNLGSEPCSEQDASTSEPFPHNSNNAANGVRSPCSPIISADEDEGTSLMDHDSVQPSPEYQQKKKNSEVIRKSANNESNNQDSLLLEATLRSELFARLGMRTSKNIDSCFNEPSMERGAENDVESEKTQISNGSVTLSEAEKKHQFDVSGPEKPNDVMPEALVLQEKNNIPKFYASANPKDNGISVGCQFSATSIIFAPSSILRSAMGHLKAMAPVTRQRANHVYSEEVAYVNIDEMEQSGQIANSLEAICDLSRKGMGSYTCNIAIDPSWPLCMYELRGKCNNDECPFQHVKELSKRNTYMNGNDDSDSADSQLVLASCQQRSNGPTKPVKYNDVFFSPTYIVSIDILKADPLESVVPWANAHSWWKYFSICLALSSFFQKDLPTDEPFFHGDDGRIEVRGSWNRQSSYFQSRNGIAKKLSQSQASDAKAQSLEMALLVLNQEVNKVEGMKKALSLLSRSLEADPASETLWMVYLLICYSRRLFVGKDDMFSFAVRNNEGSYELWLMYINSRKQVDDRLGAYDAALSALCRGSSSPGKDVLHMSACILDLFLQMMDCLCMSGNVEKAIQKIYRLFPATTNSEGPCSMFTDILACLTITDKCVLWVSCIYLVIYRKLPDAVVQRLEREKELLPVKWPSVDLGNNEKKRAMQLLEMVVSCVDSYINTESFKSESDLRSAQLFALNHMKCLVALNSTDCCQSMFEKYRKVYPSCLELVLISARVPKYDSENLSFLGFQEALNNWPKGSPGIHCIWNQYAEYAQQNGKADLAKELITCWYNSVWKVEYPETENLEPIDGGNSFVSWGANSMSNSSVVVPNANETDTMFRYLNLFLYNFLQNNNVDARSAIDQALRAATPMGFNHCVKEHALFLLNDESRKGDVPISWQINTLNMYLDTARSFQVSEPLSRHFITEIEKPRVQQLVRNILSPVSSDSSLVNLVLEVWHGPSLLPQNLTQPKDLVNFVEAILALVPSNYELMFSVCKVLSQGDCFRDVSPSLMFWASSTLVDAFFHAVPIAPEFVWVKAANIMDNVPGIETILTRFYRKALAVYPFSLTLWQLYHALTDKTDDRNVMEEARERGIVLD; from the exons atgGATGATGAGCTTAAAACCAAAGCAATGGCTTCAAATTCAACGAATGTAAACCCTAGCAAAGATATCGAGGCATCTAAAACTAAAGAAGAAGGCAAACTCTCTGATTCGTTTGACGAC GAAAATCTGGATTGCTCCACTGCTCAGTCTAGTGGTACTATTGCCCCACCTTTGGGGCCTAATTCAGTGCCTTCTGCAGTGAAACCCATACCACCAAATCTGGCTG GGAATGCTATTGCTGGTAATAATATCGCTGGCGCTGTTGATGTTCTTTCACAACAAGCAATTCCACCAATGAGTCAGAAAAATGTTGAGAAGAATCAGTTGCCAGTTAAATCCACTAATCGTAGTTGGTATGCTCCTTCCCGAGGTAGCAATAATCTTGTAATACGCTTCTCAGATGATGATAGTGGAAGTGACTCAGAAGAATGCAGCCGACAAAAACCTGTTGAAAATAAATCCAACTCGATTAGGGATGGCACTCAGAGACCCTTAACTTCATCTGCACCAAAGTTGAACAAGTTAGGACAGACTTCAACAAATACTGCCAGAGCAATTCCCAAGAAACCTTTAAGCCGTAAATTTATCTCATCAATGACCAAGATCAATGGTGGGGCCAATCCCAGGGTTGCTGTTTCTTCGGTTGATCAGGGATCACAAATTAGATCTTTTAATCCCCGCAACAAAAGTTTGGCATGCCACGATCTTTTTTCTGAGCAAGGTGTAGTTTCCAACAATAGTAAACTACAGGACTTGAGGCAGCAGATTGCACTTCGGGAAAGCGAATTGAAGCTTAAAGCTGCCCAGCAACATAAGGAAATAGTTCTGACCTCAACTATGAACCTAGACAATAGTGGAGGAAGGAAGTGGATTGCAACTTCAGCATATGGTTCAGTTGATCCAAAAGAACCAGACAAGAAACGCTTGAAACTTGGAGATTCTAATTTTGCCCAATCAAATTCAGGTGCTCAACCAGAGGTGCATCACGTAAAATCTAATTTAGTGTCAAAAGACCAAAAATTGGAGACAAAGAGTCTGCAGAGCAAGGATAAGGTTGATCATAGCAAGAAAGTAGATCCAGTAAGCAAAACCAAGTCAGGCATTAAATGGAAAAAGAAAGATGACAAGCTGGTTGACGTTTCATTGGAAGATGCATCAAAAGTGGTGAAGGATG GTGTTGACATGCATAAAAATTTGCATCAATCCAAAAGGACCAGTAGGGAGGTTGATCCAAGTGTTTTAGCAAATCAGACTGTAGCTTTAACAAACACAAGTGCCAGTGTTATGCAAAATAACTTG AGATACGTGGAATTAAATCATCCTACTAAGGTTGGTTTAAGTAATCCACGAAGTTCTTCACCAAGCAAAGCAGTGAGAGAGCTGAATTTATCAAAAGGGAATGATTACCGTGAAGTCACATCTGGTGATAAAACACTTGATCCCCATTTAAGCAAAAGATCTCAG ACTTCTCAGGATACTGCAAGTCTGTGGAACAGTTTGGGTAATGTAAATATCCCTGGTCATTCTAATGTGGATGTAGATATACATTCTTTAGTTGAGATTGAGGAAAAACTGGACAAGGAGCTAGAGGAAGCGCAAAAGCACAGATGCTtgtgtgaaattgaagaaagaaatgCTCTTAAAGCTTACCGGAAAGCTCAGAGAGCTTTAATTGAAGCTAATGCTAGATGTACAGATCTTTATCGTCAAAGGGAACTTTGTTCGGCACACTTCAGATCTTTACTTGTGGATGATCCCTGTTTATTATGGTCTTCCAGGCAACATGAACACACTAGAATGGGATTGGATGCCTCAGACAATGTGCCTGAAAATATGGACCTTGTACCAATATCAACTCATAGATTACTGCCTGCCTATGACAGTCTTAATCAACCAGGGTATGATGCAAATATCCAATGTATCAATATAGCTCGTCAAAATTTGTCTCCACGGCATGATAATGGGCGAAATTTGGGTTCTGAACCATGCAGTGAGCAGGATGCTAGTACATCAGAGCCATTTCCTCATAATAGCAACAATGCTGCAAATGGAGTAAGATCTCCGTGCAGTCCAATTATTTCTGCAGATGAAGATGAAGGGACCTCTCTAATGGACCATGATTCTGTTCAACCCAGTCCTGAAtatcagcaaaaaaaaaaaaactctgaaGTAATTCGTAAGAGTGCAAATAATGAGTCTAATAATCAGGATTCTTTGCTTCTTGAAGCAACATTGAGGTCTGAACTATTTGCGCGGCTGGGAATGAGAACATCAAAGAACATTGATTCATGTTTCAATGAGCCTTCTATGGAACGAGGGGCAGAAAATGATGTTGAAAGTGAAAAGACCCAGATTAGCAATGGTAGTGTTACACTCTCAGAGGCAGAGAAAAAGCATCAATTTGATGTTTCAG GCCCTGAAAAGCCAAATGACGTTATGCCAGAAGCTTTGGTGCTCCAGGAAAAAAATAATATTCCAAAGTTTTACGCTTCAGCAAATCCAAAGGACAATGGAATTTCTGTTGGATGTCAATTTTCAGCGACATCTATCATATTTGCACCTTCTTCCATTTTGAGGAGTGCAATGGGCCATTTGAAGGCCATGGCCCCTGTTACTAGACAAAGAGCAAATCATGTCTACAGTGAAGAGGTTGCTTATGTCAACATTGATGAAATGGAGCAGTCTGGTCAGATAGCAAATTCTTTAGAGGCAATTTGTGATTTATCTAGGAAAGGAATGGGCTCCTATACGTGCAATATTGCAATTGACCCATCTTGGCCACTCTGCATGTATGAGCTCCGAGGAAAGTGCAACAATGATGAGTGCCCCTTTcaacatgttaaggagttgtctAAGAGAAATAcatacatgaatggaaatgaTGATTCTGACAGTGCTG ATTCTCAGCTTGTTCTGGCATCATGTCAACAGCGAAGTAATGGTCCAACAAAACCTGTCAAAtataatgatgttttcttttcacCAACTTATATAGTCAGCATAGACATTTTGAAAGCTGATCCACTCGAATCTGTTGTGCCTTGGGCAAATGCACACTCCTGGTGGAAGTATTTCAGTATTTGCTTAGCTTTATCAAGCTTTTTCCAGAAAGATTTACCTACGGATGAGCCTTTCTTTCATGGGGATGATGGTCGTATTGAAGTGCGTGGCAGCTGGAATAGGCAATCCTCATATTTCCAGAGTAGAAATGGAATAGCG AAAAAACTCAGCCAAAGCCAAGCTTCAGATGCTAAGGCCCAGTCCTTGGAGATGGCTTTGCTTGTCCTCAACCAGGAGGTTAACAAAGTGGAGGGTATGAAAAAG GCTCTTTCTTTACTTTCACGGTCCCTTGAGGCTGATCCGGCTTCAGAGACTCTCTGGATGGTTTATCTGCTTATTTGCTATAGTCGTAGGCTGTTTGTTGGGAAGGATGACATGTTCTCTTTTGCG GTCAGAAACAATGAAGGATCGTATGAACTTTGGCTTATGTACATCAACAGTCGAAAACAAGTGGATGATCGGTTGGGTGCATATGATGCGGCTCTTTCAGCACTTTGTCGTGGTTCATCTTCCCCTGGAAAGGATGTACTGCATATGAGTGCATGCATCCTAGACCTGTTTTTGCAGATGATGGATTGTTTATGCATGTCTGGGAATGTTGAGAAAGCCATCCAGAAAATATATAGACTTTTCCCTGCTACGACAAATTCTGAAGGGCCTTGTTCGATGTTTACTGATATCCTCGCATGCTTAACCATTACTGACAAATGTGTATTATGGGTTTCTTGTATTTACTTGGTTATTTACAGGAAGCTGCCAGATGCTGTGGTCCAGCGGCTAGAGCGTGAGAAAGAACTTCTTCCGGTCAAATGGCCCTCTGTTGATCTGGGCAACAATGAAAAGAAAAGGGCTATGCAGTTGTTAGAAATGGTAGTAAGTTGTGTTGACTCGTACATCAATACCGAATCATTTAAGAGTGAAAGTGATCTCAGATCGGCACAACTTTTTGCTCTCAATCACATGAAGTGTTTGGTTGCACTCAATAGCACTGACTGCTGTCAAAGCATGTTTGAAAAATACAGAAAAGTTTATCCATCTTGCTTAGAACTTGTTCTGATATCAGCACGAGTGCCAAAATATGATTCTGAGAATTTGAGTTTTCTTGGGTTTCAAGAAGCCCTTAACAACTGGCCAAAAGGATCCCCTGGAATTCACTGTATCTGGAATCAATATGCTGAATATGCCCAGCAGAATGGAAAAGCCGATCTTGCGAAAGAACTCATCACATGTTGGTATAATTCCGTTTGGAAAGTTGAGTACCCTGAAACTGAAAATTTGGAACCCATAGATGGTGGGAACTCTTTTGTCTCTTGGGGAGCGAATTCAATGTCAAATTCCAGCGTTGTGGTACCTAATGCAAACGAGACAGATACAATGTTCAGATATCTTAATCTCTTTCTTTATAACTTTTTGCAAAATAATAATGTTGACGCTCGCTCAGCTATTGACCAGGCATTGAGGGCTGCCACTCCCATGGGTTTCAATCATTGTGTAAAGGAGCATGCCCTATTTTTGCTCAATGATGAGTCTCGAAAGGGTGATGTTCCTATTAGTTGGCAGATCAATACTTTGAATATGTATTTGGATACTGCTCGCTCTTTCCAAGTCTCTGAGCCACTATCTAGACATTTTATTACCGAGATTGAAAAGCCAAGAGTCCAGCAACTTGTTCGAAACATTCTCAGTCCAGTCTCGTCTGATTCTTCTCTTGTGAATTTGGTCCTTGAAGTGTGGCATGGCCCATCTCTTTTGCCCCAAAATCTAACTCAGCCGAAGGATCTAGTCAATTTTGTGGAAGCCATCTTGGCATTAGTGCCATCCAACTATGAGTTAATGTTTTCCGTGTGTAAGGTGTTAAGCCAAGGTGACTGCTTTAGGGATGTTTCTCCCAGTCTTATGTTTTGGGCTAGCTCAACCTTGGTCGATGCATTCTTTCACGCTGTCCCCATTGCACCCGAGTTTGTATGGGTGAAGGCTGCCAATATAATGGACAATGTTCCGGGCATTGAGACCATTCTTACAAGGTTTTACAGGAAGGCTTTAGCAGTATATCCATTCTCCCTAACGTTGTGGCAGTTGTATCACGCTCTAACTGATAAGACTGATGATCGGAACGTCATGGAAGAAGCGAGAGAAAGAGGTATTGTACTTGACTGA